A window of Methanobrevibacter sp. contains these coding sequences:
- the dapF gene encoding diaminopimelate epimerase produces the protein MVDLKGLKFSKMHGIGNDFPIIDESKGEVIPEADKPEACRILCHRNFGVGGDGVLFVEPSEVADIGYRMFNPDGSEAEMCGNGIRCFGDFVYRKGILKQEKMTVETRAGIKTIEITLEDDEPVLFKVDMGLSTFKTPKIPMTSDKEEFLDGELEVLDTTFNVTAISVGNPHAIIFVDNVDEVDINKYGPAIEAHEVFPEKINVHFVEVISKNEGKMITWERGAGVTLACGTGATSTAISGFKLGLFEENVLLQLPGGDLNFTVYEKEDALGAFMEGPAELVFDGEF, from the coding sequence ATGGTAGATTTAAAAGGACTGAAATTTTCAAAAATGCACGGAATAGGTAATGACTTTCCAATAATCGATGAAAGCAAAGGAGAAGTCATTCCCGAAGCAGACAAACCAGAAGCATGCAGAATACTATGTCACAGAAATTTCGGTGTAGGCGGAGATGGAGTACTGTTTGTAGAGCCATCTGAAGTAGCTGACATTGGATACAGAATGTTCAATCCTGACGGAAGCGAAGCTGAAATGTGCGGAAACGGTATAAGATGCTTTGGAGATTTCGTATACAGAAAAGGCATTTTAAAACAGGAAAAAATGACCGTTGAAACCAGAGCAGGAATCAAAACAATTGAAATCACATTGGAAGATGATGAACCTGTACTGTTCAAAGTGGACATGGGTTTATCCACCTTTAAAACTCCTAAAATTCCAATGACTTCAGATAAGGAAGAGTTCCTCGACGGTGAGCTTGAAGTTCTTGATACCACTTTCAATGTAACTGCAATCAGTGTCGGAAATCCTCACGCAATAATCTTTGTCGATAATGTTGATGAAGTTGACATTAACAAATACGGTCCTGCAATTGAGGCTCATGAAGTTTTCCCTGAAAAGATTAATGTGCACTTCGTTGAAGTCATATCCAAAAACGAAGGAAAAATGATTACATGGGAAAGAGGTGCCGGCGTAACATTGGCATGCGGTACCGGTGCAACATCCACAGCCATTTCAGGTTTCAAGTTAGGCCTGTTTGAAGAAAATGTATTGCTTCAGCTGCCTGGCGGTGACTTAAACTTTACAGTTTATGAAAAAGAGGATGCTCTCGGAGCCTTCATGGAAGGTCCTGCAGAGCTTGTTTTCGATGGAGAATTCTAA
- a CDS encoding HemK2/MTQ2 family protein methyltransferase, whose protein sequence is MSEFVLNTDENVYIPAEDSYLLAENLEIKEGQSVLEIGTGSGIVAMYASKLTDKITVTDINFDACELARKNFEANGIENIEILFGNLFEPVKNRKFDVILFNTPYLPTEEDEVIDSNLNYAFDGGLNGRKVIDLFLNEVSNYLNDGGIVQVIQSSFSDNDMTLEMLDKLGFIAEIKAKEHFFFEDITLINAYKI, encoded by the coding sequence ATGAGCGAATTTGTTTTAAATACTGATGAAAACGTTTACATTCCAGCAGAAGACAGCTATTTACTTGCAGAAAATCTGGAAATAAAAGAAGGACAAAGCGTTTTGGAAATAGGAACAGGTTCCGGAATTGTTGCAATGTACGCTTCAAAACTGACAGACAAAATTACAGTTACAGACATTAACTTCGATGCCTGTGAGCTTGCGAGAAAAAACTTCGAGGCAAACGGAATTGAAAACATTGAAATATTGTTTGGAAACCTTTTCGAACCTGTGAAAAATAGAAAGTTTGATGTAATTTTATTTAATACTCCATATCTGCCTACCGAAGAAGACGAAGTTATTGATAGCAATTTAAATTATGCATTCGACGGTGGATTAAATGGTAGGAAAGTCATAGATTTATTTTTAAATGAAGTGTCAAATTATTTAAATGATGGTGGAATTGTCCAGGTGATACAGTCTTCATTTTCAGACAATGACATGACTCTTGAAATGTTGGATAAACTAGGTTTTATAGCTGAAATTAAAGCTAAAGAACATTTCTTTTTTGAAGATATCACATTAATTAATGCATATAAAATATAG
- the rsmA gene encoding 16S rRNA (adenine(1518)-N(6)/adenine(1519)-N(6))-dimethyltransferase RsmA, with protein MTNESLSKTTKNILNRYGITLNKNLGQNYLIDRNKRDQIINFANLTKDDVVLEIGTGIGTLTIELAKKAGKVIAIEQDTKIANILSERLKEEKIDNVELINDDALNVDFPKFNKIISNLPYQISSPITFKFLNYDFDLAVLMYQKEFASRMNGKVGSKDYSRLSAMLYFKCDVETLTDVSSESFIPKPKIDSTVVKLTPKENKISKDEFKVYSNYTKALFQHRNKKIRNALIDSRHIICNLDKKEMKNKINSIENEEIEEYLKKRVIAIEPEEILFLSKELNLILSE; from the coding sequence TTGACTAATGAGTCTTTATCTAAAACAACTAAAAACATTCTAAACAGATATGGGATAACGTTAAATAAAAATCTTGGTCAGAATTATTTAATCGACAGAAATAAAAGAGACCAGATAATCAATTTTGCAAATCTCACTAAAGATGATGTTGTATTAGAGATAGGAACTGGAATTGGAACTTTAACAATCGAACTTGCCAAAAAAGCTGGAAAAGTAATAGCTATCGAGCAAGACACAAAGATAGCCAACATACTGAGTGAAAGACTTAAAGAAGAAAAAATCGATAATGTAGAGCTAATAAACGATGATGCACTGAATGTTGATTTTCCAAAATTCAACAAAATCATCTCAAATCTACCTTATCAGATTTCATCACCAATCACATTTAAATTTTTAAATTACGATTTTGACCTGGCAGTCCTGATGTATCAAAAGGAATTTGCAAGCCGCATGAACGGCAAAGTTGGAAGCAAGGACTATTCAAGGCTGTCCGCCATGCTTTATTTTAAATGCGACGTTGAAACTTTAACAGACGTCAGTTCCGAAAGCTTCATTCCAAAGCCTAAAATTGACTCAACAGTCGTGAAGCTAACACCTAAAGAGAATAAAATCTCAAAGGATGAATTTAAAGTTTATTCGAATTATACAAAGGCTCTATTTCAGCATAGAAACAAAAAAATCAGAAATGCACTGATCGATTCAAGACATATCATCTGCAATCTGGATAAAAAAGAGATGAAAAACAAGATCAACTCCATTGAAAATGAGGAGATTGAAGAATATCTTAAAAAAAGGGTCATTGCAATCGAGCCTGAAGAGATACTGTTTTTATCAAAAGAGCTGAACCTAATTTTAAGTGAGTAG
- a CDS encoding DUF655 domain-containing protein, protein MNNNNKKERAPAVKKEENAVILDYLSRGYVKSDMSKFGGKAIAQAIGTEQFTLLELAPKTGVDLEIQDTVYIGKGKRDKIYRVLGKLNFENLTATSRIELEYAIRDIVEANEQKYVDFFNTADSLSTRLHSLELIPGIGKKYMWDIIKAREEKPFESFEDITKRLPTLTDPAGMIVNRVKQELDTSTVRRGKNKYYIFTQAPRKPRR, encoded by the coding sequence ATGAATAATAATAACAAAAAAGAGAGAGCGCCAGCAGTGAAAAAAGAAGAAAATGCTGTAATACTTGATTATTTAAGTAGAGGATATGTTAAATCAGACATGTCCAAATTTGGTGGAAAAGCTATTGCTCAAGCTATTGGTACAGAACAATTCACTTTACTAGAATTAGCTCCAAAGACTGGTGTGGATTTGGAAATTCAAGATACTGTTTACATAGGAAAAGGCAAAAGAGATAAAATCTATAGGGTTTTAGGCAAACTGAATTTCGAAAATTTAACCGCAACCAGTAGAATCGAATTGGAATATGCAATTCGGGACATTGTAGAAGCAAACGAACAGAAATACGTTGATTTCTTTAATACTGCAGATTCATTAAGTACAAGACTTCACAGTTTAGAGTTAATTCCAGGAATTGGTAAAAAATACATGTGGGACATTATTAAAGCAAGAGAGGAAAAGCCTTTTGAAAGTTTTGAAGACATTACCAAAAGACTTCCAACATTAACCGATCCCGCAGGCATGATTGTTAACAGAGTTAAACAGGAATTGGATACCTCCACTGTCAGAAGAGGTAAAAATAAATATTACATATTCACTCAAGCTCCAAGAAAACCTAGAAGATAA
- a CDS encoding RNA polymerase Rpb4 family protein, producing MIGKEVIETEPISGAKVKEVLEEFSEDNELNYEQNITLNHLARFKRYSVEDSEEIIEKLQSEFNLRPKVAVHIVDLVPQDLADLRLIFAKEPGQFSKEDMEKILELLEQYDIIE from the coding sequence ATGATTGGAAAAGAAGTTATTGAAACTGAACCTATTTCAGGTGCTAAAGTTAAAGAAGTTCTCGAAGAATTTTCAGAAGATAACGAACTGAATTATGAACAGAACATTACTTTAAACCATCTTGCAAGGTTTAAAAGATATTCCGTTGAAGATTCCGAAGAGATTATCGAAAAGCTTCAAAGTGAATTCAATTTAAGACCAAAAGTAGCAGTTCATATTGTAGATTTAGTTCCACAGGATTTAGCTGACTTAAGATTAATTTTTGCAAAAGAACCAGGTCAATTCAGCAAAGAAGACATGGAAAAAATTCTTGAACTTTTAGAACAATATGATATTATTGAATAG
- a CDS encoding 50S ribosomal protein L21e codes for MQRSRGLKSRSRKKMTKVQRPGRTNPITNRLQKFNEGDLVHITINPSIQKGQPAPRFHGKTGKIVGQKGKAYLVALKDGNKAKELIVRPDHLKLQN; via the coding sequence ATGCAAAGATCAAGAGGATTAAAAAGTAGATCAAGAAAAAAAATGACTAAAGTACAAAGACCGGGAAGAACTAACCCTATTACAAACAGGCTCCAAAAATTTAATGAAGGAGACTTAGTTCACATTACTATTAACCCAAGTATTCAAAAAGGTCAACCTGCTCCTAGATTCCACGGTAAAACCGGTAAAATCGTAGGACAAAAAGGTAAAGCTTACTTAGTTGCTTTAAAAGATGGAAACAAAGCAAAAGAATTAATTGTAAGACCTGACCACTTAAAATTACAAAACTGA
- the nrdD gene encoding anaerobic ribonucleoside-triphosphate reductase — MEKISELGNKLNETVKINVEKNNGIKERFSYEKLVKSLVMVETPFFESDKIVATVVSQLYDGIKTKEIKKIVHECLEDIDPEIANKYLASTQLKVRTSRDTIEAFDLSKIANTLIEETGASQETAFEIATETWKELKKLNVEYLTAPMIREMVNTKLIEYGLEDLRSRYTRLGIPVYNITSLIENGNRDNANMIHNPESIHKHVADEALKQYALLKMLPAHLADAHMSGDIHIHDLEFFAGRPLNCLQHDIRTFIKYGLKVDGTGDHTSIAGAPNHMETLMNHTGEIMLAAQQNMSGGQSMSLWNVFVAPFARGRTYDEIKQAVQMLVYNLNMAYAARGSQVPFTSMALEFGVPDFLKEETAYGPKGQVVGTYADFEEETRLIQRAFTETLLAGDNEGKPHLFPNTIYTLRPETMTSEYEDDLRLVHELSAKYGSSYFVNMFPEYRGQMANYMGCRTCLQDTWTGDWDKDCLRTGNLAYVTLNLPRIGYQSKDENQVFEYLDEYMDLAVETLMLRREQGLKCLNDFHILPFLKQKVGEESYYRIENSTLSFGFVGLNEMLLSLFGEGIENPESNKFGVKCINYINDRANQLKDETGLRWSVIQTPAESTAYRFATLDKKQFGDQAIVQGEGNANYYTNSSHVPVDTGLSLIEKIKIEEQYHSITPGGHIFHAFMGESYSDPDSLMSLTNKIARKSDIGFWAYSSALSFCLKCKTLMKGLNNTCPTCGESEDVEWYDRITGYVQQVGRAKSASGGWNPGKRQELIDRRRFEDN; from the coding sequence ATGGAAAAAATTTCAGAACTAGGAAATAAATTAAATGAAACCGTTAAAATCAATGTAGAAAAGAATAACGGTATTAAAGAAAGATTTAGCTATGAAAAGCTAGTAAAATCATTAGTAATGGTAGAAACCCCATTCTTTGAATCTGATAAAATCGTAGCTACAGTAGTATCCCAATTATACGATGGAATTAAAACCAAAGAAATCAAAAAAATAGTTCACGAATGTTTAGAAGATATCGACCCTGAAATCGCAAACAAATACTTAGCAAGTACCCAATTAAAAGTACGTACTTCAAGAGATACTATTGAAGCATTTGACTTATCAAAAATCGCTAACACCCTGATTGAAGAAACCGGTGCTAGCCAAGAAACTGCTTTTGAAATTGCTACTGAAACCTGGAAAGAACTCAAAAAATTAAATGTAGAATACTTAACCGCTCCAATGATCAGGGAAATGGTTAACACAAAATTAATTGAATACGGTTTAGAAGACTTAAGAAGCCGTTACACCCGTTTAGGTATTCCTGTATACAACATTACATCACTCATCGAAAACGGTAACAGGGATAACGCAAACATGATTCACAACCCAGAAAGTATTCACAAACATGTAGCAGACGAAGCATTAAAACAATACGCTTTATTAAAAATGTTACCTGCACACCTAGCAGACGCACACATGTCCGGTGACATTCACATTCACGATTTAGAATTCTTCGCAGGAAGACCTCTAAACTGTCTCCAGCATGATATAAGAACATTCATCAAATACGGACTTAAAGTAGACGGTACCGGTGACCACACCTCCATTGCAGGTGCACCAAACCACATGGAAACTTTAATGAACCACACTGGTGAAATCATGCTTGCAGCACAACAAAACATGTCCGGTGGACAATCAATGTCCCTCTGGAACGTATTCGTTGCACCATTTGCAAGAGGCAGAACTTATGATGAAATCAAACAGGCTGTACAAATGCTTGTTTACAACTTAAATATGGCTTATGCAGCAAGAGGATCCCAAGTACCATTCACAAGTATGGCACTGGAATTCGGTGTTCCTGACTTCTTAAAAGAAGAAACCGCATACGGACCAAAAGGTCAGGTTGTAGGAACCTACGCTGATTTTGAAGAAGAAACCAGATTAATCCAAAGAGCATTCACTGAAACATTACTCGCAGGAGACAACGAAGGTAAACCTCATTTATTCCCAAATACAATTTACACCTTAAGACCTGAAACAATGACCAGTGAATACGAAGATGACCTCCGTTTAGTCCACGAATTATCTGCTAAATACGGTTCATCCTACTTTGTAAACATGTTCCCTGAATACAGAGGCCAAATGGCAAACTACATGGGATGCAGAACCTGTTTACAAGATACCTGGACTGGAGACTGGGATAAAGACTGTTTAAGAACCGGTAACCTTGCATACGTTACATTAAACTTACCAAGAATCGGATACCAATCCAAAGATGAAAACCAAGTATTCGAATACTTAGATGAATACATGGACTTGGCTGTTGAAACTTTAATGCTTAGAAGAGAACAAGGATTAAAATGTTTAAATGATTTCCACATCTTACCATTCTTAAAACAAAAAGTAGGAGAAGAATCATACTACAGAATCGAAAATTCAACATTATCCTTTGGTTTTGTTGGACTTAACGAAATGTTATTATCCTTATTCGGCGAAGGTATTGAAAATCCTGAATCCAATAAATTCGGTGTAAAATGTATAAACTACATTAACGATAGAGCTAACCAATTAAAAGATGAAACTGGACTCAGATGGTCTGTAATTCAAACTCCTGCTGAATCTACTGCTTACAGATTTGCAACTCTCGATAAAAAACAATTCGGAGACCAAGCTATCGTACAGGGAGAAGGAAATGCAAACTACTACACCAACTCCTCACACGTACCAGTAGACACAGGATTATCCTTAATTGAAAAAATCAAAATTGAAGAACAATATCACAGTATAACTCCTGGTGGACATATCTTCCATGCATTCATGGGAGAATCATACTCCGATCCAGATTCATTAATGAGTTTAACTAACAAAATTGCAAGAAAATCCGATATCGGATTCTGGGCTTACAGCTCAGCATTAAGTTTCTGTTTAAAATGTAAAACCTTAATGAAAGGATTAAATAATACTTGTCCTACCTGCGGTGAAAGCGAAGATGTTGAATGGTATGACAGAATTACCGGATACGTACAACAAGTTGGACGTGCAAAATCTGCATCTGGTGGTTGGAACCCAGGTAAACGTCAAGAATTAATTGACAGAAGAAGATTCGAAGATAACTAA
- the polC gene encoding DNA polymerase II large subunit: protein MDYFDRLEKETHHLYEIANEARSKGLDVETETEVPLAKDLAERVEGLVGPEGVAQRIKELEKDMDRESVAFEIAAEIASSKFELTGEKAEWDVEQRCDQGLRTALAILTEGVVAAPLEGISDVKIKDNFDGTKYIGVYFAGPIRSAGGTAAALAVLLGDKIRQAIGIDEFKPIEDEIERYVEEVELYESEVTNLQYSPTPEEVRFAANHIPVEVSGEQTDQVEVSHRDLQRVETNNIRGGALLAMVEGVIQKSKKIKKIANKLGLDWDWLEEYSKPKTTESSEDSGDSDIVSEPKYIQDIIGGRPILGYPSEKGAFRLRYGRSRNTGLATMGVHPATMALLEFLAVGTQLKIEYPGKGNCVVPVDSIEGPIVKLRNGDVVIIDSVRQARELKKDVDEILFLGDMLVAFGEFLRNNQPLYPSGWVEEWWIQLLMQSENFDENNNDLDLHKLEYEYLSSAEALTLSKNYNIPLHPKYTYCYNDVTIEDLNSLIELLEKGKANYKANSELILDLSYPKRVLEVIGVPHTVREGKIVIDKDHAYALLVTLPKKLPEKDSTLEAVNEISPIEIKNKAPAYIGTRVGRPEKSKERLMRPAPHVLFPIGNNGGARRLIATAAKKGNIKVEIARRKCTNPSCGISSNNSLCPKCGSPTEIGKPSEKNIPLASMLKKASDNVKVRRVDEVKGVVGMISESKLAEPLEKGILRAKNEVFTFKDGTIRHDSTDLPLTHFIPKEIGVTVEKLKEMGYEKDCYGNPIENEDQIIELRVQDIVISDNCGEYLLKTAKFIDDELTRFYDMEPFYNVKEKSDLIGHLVAGLAPHTSAGVLGRIVGFTKALGCYAHPYFHSAKRRNCDSDEDAIMLLLDSILNFSKSYLPNTRGGSMDAPLVLSTRIDPEEIDDESHNLDIFERFPVEFYEKTYSPLKPAEVLEYIDNVEMHLGTPQQYEGLMFSHHTSNIHAGPTICLYKTLPSMREKVEAQISLAEKIRAVDQRGVVEKVLSSHFLPDIMGNSRAFSKQKVRCTKCGSKYRRIPLTGKCQKCGGNLILSVSKGSVTKYLEISQELINRYPISPYLRQRLEIQEFGIKSLFESDKSKQSSLDVFF, encoded by the coding sequence ATGGATTATTTTGACAGATTAGAGAAAGAAACCCATCACCTATACGAAATAGCTAATGAGGCTAGATCTAAAGGTTTGGATGTGGAAACAGAAACAGAAGTGCCTTTAGCAAAGGATTTAGCTGAAAGAGTAGAGGGGCTAGTTGGTCCCGAAGGTGTTGCTCAGCGTATTAAGGAACTGGAAAAGGATATGGACAGGGAATCAGTTGCATTTGAAATCGCCGCTGAAATCGCATCATCCAAGTTTGAACTCACCGGTGAAAAAGCCGAATGGGACGTTGAGCAGAGATGTGACCAGGGCCTCAGGACTGCATTGGCTATCCTTACCGAAGGGGTTGTAGCAGCACCATTGGAAGGGATTTCTGATGTAAAAATCAAGGATAATTTTGACGGAACAAAATACATCGGAGTTTATTTTGCAGGACCTATCAGAAGTGCAGGAGGTACTGCAGCAGCTCTTGCAGTGCTTTTAGGAGATAAAATCAGACAGGCTATTGGAATTGATGAATTCAAGCCTATCGAAGATGAAATCGAAAGATATGTGGAGGAAGTGGAGCTATACGAATCCGAAGTTACAAATTTACAGTACTCACCAACACCAGAAGAAGTGAGATTTGCCGCAAACCACATCCCCGTAGAAGTTTCAGGGGAACAGACTGACCAGGTTGAAGTATCCCACAGAGACCTCCAGCGTGTCGAGACAAACAACATCCGTGGAGGAGCACTGCTTGCGATGGTGGAAGGAGTAATCCAGAAATCCAAAAAAATCAAAAAGATTGCTAACAAGCTGGGACTTGACTGGGATTGGCTTGAGGAATATTCCAAACCAAAAACAACAGAATCCTCAGAAGACAGTGGAGACTCAGATATAGTCAGTGAACCTAAATATATTCAGGATATTATTGGAGGAAGACCTATTCTCGGATATCCTTCTGAAAAGGGAGCATTCCGCCTGAGATACGGAAGGTCCAGAAATACCGGTCTTGCAACAATGGGAGTTCACCCTGCAACAATGGCACTGCTCGAATTTCTGGCAGTTGGAACACAGCTTAAAATTGAATATCCCGGAAAAGGAAACTGTGTTGTTCCAGTAGACTCAATCGAAGGCCCTATTGTCAAGCTGAGAAATGGAGATGTCGTAATCATCGACAGCGTTCGCCAGGCCCGTGAGCTTAAAAAAGACGTGGATGAAATTTTATTCCTTGGAGACATGCTTGTTGCATTCGGAGAGTTTTTAAGAAACAACCAGCCGTTATACCCTTCAGGATGGGTTGAAGAATGGTGGATACAACTTCTAATGCAAAGCGAAAACTTTGATGAGAACAACAACGATTTGGATTTACACAAACTCGAATACGAATATCTCTCATCTGCTGAAGCATTGACCCTGTCTAAAAACTATAACATACCTCTCCATCCGAAATACACTTACTGCTACAATGACGTTACTATTGAAGATTTAAATTCACTGATTGAATTACTGGAGAAAGGCAAAGCAAATTATAAAGCAAATAGTGAATTAATATTAGATTTATCATATCCTAAAAGAGTTCTGGAGGTTATTGGAGTCCCTCATACAGTAAGAGAGGGCAAAATTGTCATAGATAAGGATCATGCCTACGCTCTTTTAGTTACACTGCCTAAAAAGTTGCCTGAAAAGGACAGCACATTGGAGGCAGTCAATGAAATCTCACCTATCGAGATTAAGAATAAGGCTCCGGCATACATCGGTACACGTGTAGGAAGACCTGAAAAGTCCAAGGAAAGACTGATGAGACCGGCACCGCATGTACTGTTCCCGATTGGAAACAATGGAGGTGCCCGAAGATTAATTGCAACAGCCGCTAAAAAAGGAAATATCAAAGTGGAAATAGCCAGAAGAAAATGTACAAACCCTTCATGCGGAATCAGTTCAAACAATTCACTGTGTCCGAAATGCGGAAGTCCGACTGAAATCGGAAAACCTAGTGAAAAAAACATACCTTTGGCATCCATGCTCAAAAAAGCATCAGATAATGTTAAAGTCAGAAGAGTGGATGAAGTGAAAGGCGTAGTTGGTATGATTTCAGAATCAAAACTGGCCGAGCCTCTTGAAAAAGGTATTCTTAGAGCCAAAAATGAGGTATTCACATTTAAGGATGGAACAATCCGTCATGACTCAACAGATTTGCCTCTAACTCATTTCATACCAAAGGAAATTGGAGTTACTGTGGAAAAGCTTAAGGAAATGGGTTATGAAAAAGACTGTTACGGAAATCCTATTGAAAATGAAGACCAAATTATCGAGTTAAGAGTTCAGGACATTGTAATATCAGATAACTGCGGAGAATATCTGCTTAAAACTGCAAAATTCATTGACGATGAGCTTACAAGATTTTATGATATGGAACCGTTCTACAATGTCAAAGAAAAAAGCGATTTGATTGGACATCTTGTTGCAGGTCTTGCACCGCACACATCTGCAGGAGTGCTTGGAAGGATTGTCGGATTTACAAAGGCTTTAGGCTGTTATGCGCATCCATATTTCCATTCAGCAAAACGTAGAAACTGTGACAGTGACGAAGATGCTATAATGTTGCTTTTAGATTCAATTTTAAACTTTTCAAAATCATACTTACCAAACACTAGAGGAGGAAGTATGGATGCTCCTTTAGTTTTATCTACAAGAATTGACCCGGAAGAAATAGACGACGAATCCCACAACCTGGATATCTTTGAAAGGTTCCCTGTTGAATTTTATGAAAAGACTTACAGTCCTTTAAAACCTGCTGAAGTTCTGGAATACATTGACAATGTTGAAATGCATTTGGGAACTCCGCAGCAATATGAGGGATTAATGTTTTCCCATCACACATCCAACATTCATGCAGGGCCTACAATCTGTCTTTATAAGACCTTGCCGTCAATGCGTGAAAAGGTTGAGGCGCAAATCAGTCTTGCTGAAAAAATCAGGGCTGTTGACCAAAGAGGGGTTGTTGAAAAGGTATTGTCCTCTCATTTCTTGCCAGACATCATGGGCAATTCAAGAGCCTTTTCCAAACAGAAGGTAAGATGTACCAAGTGCGGATCCAAGTACCGCAGGATTCCTCTTACAGGAAAATGCCAGAAATGCGGAGGCAATCTGATACTTTCAGTTTCAAAGGGATCAGTTACAAAGTATCTTGAAATTTCACAGGAGCTGATTAACAGATATCCGATTTCCCCATACTTGAGACAACGTTTGGAAATTCAGGAGTTTGGTATCAAGTCACTGTTTGAAAGTGATAAATCCAAACAGAGCTCACTGGATGTTTTCTTCTAG
- a CDS encoding nucleoside deaminase has protein sequence MTQDNCFMQEAIKEAQKSLKEGGIPIGAVLVKDDKIISRGHNRLIQNDSVVLHAEIDAIENAGRLNYEDYINCTLYTTLSPCPMCSGAVILYNIPKVVIGENTTLMGAENLLEMNDVEVVVLNDSRCRDLFLRFLEENPEVWDDELAKVGNTTEVK, from the coding sequence ATGACTCAAGATAACTGTTTTATGCAAGAAGCTATTAAAGAAGCTCAAAAATCTTTAAAAGAAGGCGGAATTCCTATTGGAGCCGTCCTAGTTAAAGATGATAAAATCATATCTAGAGGGCATAACAGATTAATTCAGAATGATTCCGTTGTGCTGCATGCGGAAATAGATGCAATTGAAAATGCAGGCCGTTTGAATTATGAAGATTACATTAATTGCACACTTTACACAACATTATCCCCCTGCCCTATGTGTTCCGGAGCCGTAATACTTTATAACATACCTAAAGTCGTCATTGGCGAGAACACTACACTGATGGGTGCTGAAAACCTGCTGGAAATGAATGATGTTGAAGTGGTTGTCCTAAATGACTCCAGATGCAGAGACCTGTTTTTAAGGTTTTTGGAGGAAAATCCTGAAGTCTGGGATGATGAACTTGCTAAAGTGGGAAATACTACGGAGGTTAAATAA